Proteins encoded together in one Canis aureus isolate CA01 chromosome 21, VMU_Caureus_v.1.0, whole genome shotgun sequence window:
- the TMEM138 gene encoding transmembrane protein 138 isoform X2, with amino-acid sequence MLQTSNYSLVLSLQFLLLSYDLFVNSFSELLRMAPVIQLVLFIIQDIAILFNIIIIFLMFFNTFVFQAGLVNLLFHKFKGTIILTAVYFALSISLHVWVMNLRWKNSNRFVWTDGLQTLFVFQRLAVLYCYFYKRTAVRLGDPRFYQDSLWLRKEFTQVQR; translated from the exons atgctCCAGACCAGTAACTATAGCCTGGTGCTCTCACTGCAGTTCCTGCTGCTGTCCTATGACCTCTTTGTCAATTCCTTCTCGGAGCTACTCCGGATGGCTCCTGTCATCCAGCTGGTGCTCTTCAT CATCCAGGATATCGCAATCCTcttcaacatcatcatcattttccTCATGTTCTTCAACACCTTCGTCTTCCAGGCTGGCTTGGTCAACCTCCTATTCCACAAGTTCAAAGGGACCATCATCCTCACAGCTGTGTACTTTGCCCTCAGCATCTCCCTTCATGTCTGGGTCATG AACTTACGCTGGAAAAACTCCAACCGCTTTGTCTGGACAGATGGACTTCAAACGCTATTTGTATTCCAgagactag cagtgcTATACTGTTACTTCTACAAACGAACCGCTGTGAGACTGGGCGATCCTCGCTTCTACCAGGACTCTTTATGGCTGCGCAAGGAGTTCACACAAGTCCAAAGGTGA
- the TMEM138 gene encoding transmembrane protein 138 isoform X1 — protein MLQTSNYSLVLSLQFLLLSYDLFVNSFSELLRMAPVIQLVLFIIQDIAILFNIIIIFLMFFNTFVFQAGLVNLLFHKFKGTIILTAVYFALSISLHVWVMNLRWKNSNRFVWTDGLQTLFVFQRLAAVLYCYFYKRTAVRLGDPRFYQDSLWLRKEFTQVQR, from the exons atgctCCAGACCAGTAACTATAGCCTGGTGCTCTCACTGCAGTTCCTGCTGCTGTCCTATGACCTCTTTGTCAATTCCTTCTCGGAGCTACTCCGGATGGCTCCTGTCATCCAGCTGGTGCTCTTCAT CATCCAGGATATCGCAATCCTcttcaacatcatcatcattttccTCATGTTCTTCAACACCTTCGTCTTCCAGGCTGGCTTGGTCAACCTCCTATTCCACAAGTTCAAAGGGACCATCATCCTCACAGCTGTGTACTTTGCCCTCAGCATCTCCCTTCATGTCTGGGTCATG AACTTACGCTGGAAAAACTCCAACCGCTTTGTCTGGACAGATGGACTTCAAACGCTATTTGTATTCCAgagactag cagcagtgcTATACTGTTACTTCTACAAACGAACCGCTGTGAGACTGGGCGATCCTCGCTTCTACCAGGACTCTTTATGGCTGCGCAAGGAGTTCACACAAGTCCAAAGGTGA